One genomic window of Spartobacteria bacterium includes the following:
- the rpoN gene encoding RNA polymerase sigma-54 factor, with the protein MPYLSQTQSQKQMMTISPQLRQSLNLLQVPLLELQTLIAQELEINPTLEELSKPEDIIELPDAETSDTDRELDFKEEFDSLAQMDDEWREYLQKDRTVKPFTEDDGARREYFMNSVTRPESLQEHLISQLHLTDLSDDDVLIGELIVGNINGDGYLMDSLTELALATGYDPDHMERILAVIQEFDPLGVGAKDLRDCLLIQLSRMGEEDSLAAKVVDGFLPQLAAKKLPDIARALKTTPEEIQKTAQFIATLEPKPGRNYSDEVSTYVLADVTVQLIDDEYVVFLNNEQVPHLRISNHYRSLMENPNTNKATKSYIREKVYAGKFLISSIQQRQDTIFRISTEIVRVQREFLDEGITHLKPLTMAQVAEVMGVHETTVSRAIANKYMSTPRGVFEMKYFFTPGYKTADGQDVSNAAVKDEIQRLVQDENHKKPLSDSALVKKLAEKGYKVARRTIAKYRDQLNIPPSHLRKEY; encoded by the coding sequence ATACCGTATTTATCGCAGACCCAGTCGCAAAAGCAGATGATGACCATTTCTCCGCAGCTGCGGCAGTCCCTGAATCTTCTGCAGGTTCCGCTCCTTGAATTGCAGACGCTGATCGCGCAGGAGTTAGAAATTAATCCCACACTGGAAGAACTTTCCAAGCCTGAGGATATCATCGAACTGCCCGATGCGGAAACAAGCGACACGGATCGTGAACTGGATTTTAAGGAAGAATTCGACTCGCTGGCGCAGATGGATGATGAATGGCGCGAATATCTACAGAAGGATCGCACCGTAAAACCCTTCACAGAGGACGACGGAGCACGACGTGAATACTTCATGAACTCCGTCACTCGTCCCGAATCCCTTCAGGAGCATCTGATCAGCCAGCTGCATTTGACCGATCTGTCGGACGACGATGTACTGATTGGCGAACTCATTGTGGGCAACATCAATGGCGACGGCTATTTGATGGATTCACTAACGGAACTGGCACTGGCCACGGGCTATGACCCCGATCACATGGAGCGAATTCTGGCGGTCATACAGGAATTCGACCCGCTGGGCGTAGGAGCGAAAGATTTACGTGACTGCCTGCTCATCCAACTCAGCCGAATGGGCGAAGAAGACTCGCTGGCCGCTAAAGTAGTGGATGGTTTTCTGCCACAGCTGGCCGCCAAAAAATTGCCGGATATTGCCAGGGCACTCAAAACAACCCCCGAAGAAATCCAAAAGACAGCGCAGTTTATTGCCACGCTGGAACCCAAGCCGGGACGCAATTACAGTGACGAAGTATCAACCTACGTACTAGCCGACGTCACCGTGCAGCTCATTGACGATGAATACGTTGTTTTCTTAAATAATGAACAGGTGCCGCATTTGCGGATTTCCAATCATTACCGCAGTTTGATGGAAAACCCCAATACAAACAAAGCCACAAAAAGCTATATTCGCGAAAAAGTTTATGCAGGTAAATTTCTCATTAGCAGCATCCAGCAGCGGCAGGACACCATTTTCCGTATCTCCACAGAAATCGTAAGGGTACAACGCGAATTCCTTGATGAAGGCATTACCCATCTGAAACCCCTGACCATGGCACAGGTAGCCGAAGTCATGGGTGTTCATGAAACCACGGTGAGCCGGGCCATCGCCAACAAATATATGTCGACACCGCGCGGCGTTTTCGAAATGAAATATTTCTTTACCCCCGGCTACAAAACTGCCGACGGTCAGGATGTATCCAACGCTGCGGTCAAAGATGAAATCCAGCGTTTAGTACAGGACGAAAATCACAAAAAACCCCTGTCCGACAGTGCCCTTGTCAAAAAACTGGCCGAAAAAGGATATAAAGTGGCTCGGCGAACTATCGCCAAATATCGCGATCAGCTCAATATCCCCCCTTCACATCTGCGCAAAGAATATTAA
- the trpB gene encoding tryptophan synthase subunit beta yields the protein MDDYSQYLRNQPNTEGFFGKYGGAYIPPELEKPFAEINDAYHDICQSHRFIAELRDIRKHFQGRPTPVFHAERLTKETGGAHIYLKREDLNHTGAHKLNHCMGEALLAKYLGKKKLIAETGAGQHGVALATAAAYFGMECEIHMGEVDIKKEHPNVVRMKLLGAHVVPVTHGLKTLKEAVDSAFVAYLKDPVNSIYCIGSVVGPHPFPLLVRDFQSVVGVEAREQFIEMTGHLPDVVCACVGGGSNAMGIFSGFINDPVELHGVEPAGRSLKYGDHAATLSYGHEGVIHGFRCYLLQDDKGEPAPVYSIASGLDYPGVGPEHCFLKDKERVIYGSCDDTDCLKAFYALSKTEGIIPALESAHAVSYAMKLAKKMQRGSILINLSGRGDKDIDFVYDNYGLGENL from the coding sequence ATGGATGATTATAGCCAATATCTTCGAAATCAACCGAATACAGAAGGATTCTTCGGAAAATACGGCGGTGCTTATATCCCGCCTGAACTGGAAAAACCTTTCGCTGAAATCAATGATGCCTATCATGATATTTGCCAGTCGCACCGATTTATTGCAGAATTACGTGATATCAGAAAACATTTCCAAGGTCGCCCCACACCTGTTTTTCATGCGGAAAGACTGACAAAAGAAACTGGCGGCGCACATATTTACCTGAAACGAGAAGATTTAAATCATACTGGCGCACATAAGCTCAACCACTGCATGGGTGAAGCGCTGTTGGCGAAATATCTGGGCAAGAAAAAACTCATTGCCGAGACCGGAGCCGGCCAGCACGGCGTCGCACTGGCTACAGCCGCCGCTTATTTTGGAATGGAATGCGAAATCCATATGGGCGAAGTGGATATTAAAAAAGAGCATCCGAATGTGGTGCGAATGAAACTGCTCGGTGCCCACGTAGTTCCTGTTACTCATGGATTAAAAACATTGAAAGAAGCTGTTGATTCGGCTTTCGTGGCCTATTTGAAGGATCCGGTCAATTCCATTTATTGTATCGGGTCAGTGGTCGGCCCTCACCCGTTCCCCCTGCTTGTCCGTGATTTCCAATCTGTTGTCGGAGTAGAAGCCCGCGAACAGTTTATTGAGATGACCGGTCATCTGCCAGACGTAGTCTGCGCCTGTGTTGGCGGTGGAAGCAATGCCATGGGCATTTTCTCCGGATTCATCAATGACCCCGTCGAACTTCACGGTGTAGAACCGGCCGGACGTTCCCTGAAGTACGGCGATCACGCCGCTACCCTGAGTTACGGACACGAAGGCGTTATCCATGGATTCCGCTGTTATCTGCTTCAGGATGACAAAGGAGAACCGGCCCCCGTTTATTCTATTGCCAGCGGACTGGACTACCCGGGTGTCGGCCCCGAACACTGTTTCCTTAAGGACAAAGAACGTGTTATCTACGGTTCCTGCGATGACACAGACTGCCTGAAAGCCTTCTACGCCCTGTCCAAAACGGAAGGCATAATTCCCGCACTGGAAAGTGCTCATGCTGTATCCTATGCGATGAAACTGGCCAAAAAAATGCAGCGCGGCTCCATCCTCATCAACCTGAGTGGACGCGGCGATAAAGACATTGATTTTGTCTATGATAATTATGGTCTCGGCGAAAACCTCTAG
- a CDS encoding MBL fold metallo-hydrolase, translating to MRVCVLASGSSGNCIYISSGSTHILIDVGLSGKETERRLALLDVDPKAINGICVTHEHSDHTKGIRVMNKRHGIPLYGNSGTIENSGYKELPWNVFATGSVFEIGDLTVESFSIPHDAYDPVGFIVTHGEARVGVATDIGMPTQLIRSKISHCDALVLECNHDLQLLEQSSRPWHLKQRIKGRQGHLSNQTAAKLLSEIACERLRHVFLAHISGECNLHDRAYSEVTGELHIAGHDHITVSLTYSNKISDQWIFNAASVE from the coding sequence ATGAGAGTTTGTGTTCTCGCCAGCGGTAGCTCCGGCAACTGCATATACATTTCATCGGGATCGACACATATTCTCATTGATGTCGGACTGAGCGGCAAGGAAACAGAGCGCCGGCTGGCGCTGCTGGACGTGGATCCGAAGGCCATCAACGGGATTTGTGTTACTCATGAGCACTCCGATCATACCAAAGGGATCCGAGTGATGAATAAACGCCATGGGATCCCGCTTTATGGTAATTCAGGAACCATTGAAAATTCGGGGTACAAAGAATTGCCTTGGAATGTATTTGCCACCGGGTCTGTCTTTGAAATTGGGGATTTGACCGTCGAATCCTTCTCGATTCCGCATGATGCTTATGATCCGGTAGGTTTTATCGTAACCCATGGCGAGGCCCGCGTCGGAGTAGCCACCGATATCGGCATGCCCACCCAGCTTATTCGTTCAAAAATAAGCCATTGCGATGCATTGGTGTTGGAGTGCAATCATGATCTGCAATTGCTTGAACAGTCATCTCGACCATGGCATCTCAAGCAGCGTATTAAAGGACGGCAGGGTCATTTATCCAACCAGACAGCTGCCAAACTGCTTTCGGAGATTGCTTGCGAACGCTTGCGACATGTTTTTCTGGCTCACATAAGTGGTGAGTGCAATCTTCATGACCGCGCCTACAGTGAGGTGACAGGGGAGTTGCATATCGCTGGGCATGATCATATTACTGTTTCGCTGACATATAGTAATAAGATCAGTGATCAATGGATTTTCAATGCGGCATCCGTTGAATAA
- a CDS encoding cupin fold metalloprotein, WbuC family, with protein MSRSMIENLTKAARLSERTRKNYNFHGSADDPCHRILNAIEPDSYVRPHRHLDETKDETLVVVAGALLCLIFDDSGTMTESISMAAGSPIFGVNIPHGTWHTFIALEAGTVFFEAKAGPYKPLVEAETADWAPDDNTPDAEAYLAFLRQQCE; from the coding sequence ATGTCGCGAAGCATGATTGAGAATCTGACAAAGGCCGCAAGGCTGTCGGAAAGAACGCGCAAAAATTATAATTTTCACGGGAGTGCGGATGATCCCTGCCATCGCATTTTAAATGCCATTGAGCCGGATTCTTATGTAAGGCCTCACCGTCATTTGGATGAAACCAAAGATGAGACACTGGTTGTTGTGGCGGGAGCACTTCTTTGTTTGATTTTCGATGATTCAGGAACAATGACGGAATCCATTTCTATGGCTGCCGGAAGTCCGATTTTTGGTGTAAATATTCCCCATGGTACATGGCATACATTCATTGCTCTGGAAGCAGGGACGGTATTTTTTGAAGCGAAGGCGGGACCATATAAGCCGCTTGTCGAGGCGGAGACAGCGGATTGGGCGCCTGATGACAATACGCCTGATGCGGAGGCTTATCTGGCTTTTTTGCGTCAGCAGTGTGAGTAG
- a CDS encoding HAD family hydrolase: MSRPAIFFDRDGTLNRMVYDETHGLLDSPRRPEQVKLVEGAAEAMKALAAAGFTIVVATNQPGIAKGTLTPDELKSVNDRLLSLLQERGARWDALYYCPHHPTEGENPELTCLCNCRKPEPGMLLRAAADLDIDLSLSWMIGDGIVDIQAGHAAGCRTALLSSLKIEQIERFISLNTVPDNISKDFATLIRVIL, from the coding sequence GTGAGCAGGCCCGCTATATTTTTTGACCGCGACGGAACACTAAACCGGATGGTCTACGATGAAACACACGGATTGCTAGATTCTCCGCGACGGCCGGAACAGGTTAAACTTGTAGAAGGCGCCGCCGAAGCGATGAAAGCGCTTGCTGCCGCCGGATTCACTATTGTCGTGGCAACCAACCAGCCGGGTATTGCCAAGGGCACCCTTACGCCCGACGAATTAAAGAGCGTAAACGATCGATTGTTGAGCCTGCTGCAGGAACGAGGAGCGCGCTGGGATGCACTCTATTACTGTCCGCACCACCCGACAGAAGGTGAGAACCCCGAACTAACCTGTCTGTGCAACTGCCGAAAACCCGAACCTGGTATGCTCCTGCGTGCTGCAGCAGATCTAGACATTGACCTTTCGCTCAGCTGGATGATCGGAGACGGTATCGTCGACATCCAGGCAGGGCATGCTGCCGGTTGCCGTACAGCGCTGCTTTCGTCACTTAAAATTGAACAGATCGAACGGTTTATTTCACTCAACACTGTGCCTGATAACATATCGAAGGACTTTGCCACGCTTATTCGGGTGATATTGTAA
- a CDS encoding sigma-70 family RNA polymerase sigma factor: MTDYSDHELVERVLNGDRNAYAHLVTRHQNLVYNVAYRMTGNHADAQDVAHEAFVQAFRKLEQYKPAYSFGNWVTGICANQSKNLFRSRTRRQKAEQSHVEDMELTNTICEEPETSMATDALQQLPAKIRMAITLRHMEGLSYEEIAYTLSIGVSAAKMRVKRGMEELLSMMSPTINKETVHEKDA, encoded by the coding sequence ATGACAGATTATTCAGATCATGAATTGGTGGAGCGCGTGCTCAATGGCGATCGAAATGCGTATGCGCATCTGGTCACCCGTCATCAGAACCTGGTCTACAACGTTGCCTATCGTATGACAGGAAATCATGCAGATGCGCAGGATGTGGCTCACGAGGCTTTTGTGCAGGCGTTCCGCAAACTGGAACAATACAAACCGGCTTATTCCTTTGGCAACTGGGTGACAGGTATCTGCGCAAATCAATCGAAGAACCTCTTCCGCAGTCGCACGCGGCGGCAGAAAGCAGAACAGTCGCATGTCGAAGACATGGAGCTCACCAATACGATCTGCGAAGAACCCGAAACCAGTATGGCAACGGACGCATTGCAACAGCTACCCGCAAAAATACGTATGGCCATCACACTGAGACATATGGAGGGCTTGTCCTATGAAGAAATCGCCTACACGCTATCCATCGGGGTGAGTGCAGCAAAAATGCGGGTAAAACGCGGTATGGAAGAATTGCTGTCTATGATGTCGCCGACCATAAATAAGGAGACAGTCCATGAAAAAGATGCATGA
- a CDS encoding SlyX family protein, which produces MPATVLFSLFKRITPMDTRIERLETLLTMQDDTITRLSAELYAQQKEIVRMQRMIEGINDRLCAMEAGESDNARPPHY; this is translated from the coding sequence ATGCCGGCTACAGTCCTTTTTAGTCTTTTCAAAAGGATAACACCCATGGATACACGAATTGAACGACTGGAGACCTTGCTCACCATGCAGGATGACACCATAACCCGACTAAGCGCAGAGCTCTATGCACAGCAGAAGGAAATCGTACGAATGCAAAGAATGATTGAGGGCATCAACGATCGTCTCTGCGCGATGGAGGCAGGCGAATCAGATAATGCAAGACCGCCGCATTATTGA